The sequence below is a genomic window from Methylotuvimicrobium alcaliphilum 20Z.
TATTTGACCATGATCAGTGCTGATGAACTCAATCGAATCATGCAAAATGAGTCTATTGTTTTAATCGATGTTCACATTCCCGAGCAGCAGCATATCAAGGGGACTAATCTTTTCATTCCTTACAACGAGGTTGAGCGATACCAAGATAAATTGCCTGCCGATAAAAATACCGCTCTTTATTTGTATTGCGAAGGCGGACCTATGGGCAATGCGGCCGCGCGGTCTCTCTATGAACTAGGCTATCGTAATTTGTACAATCTTGAGGGCGGAGCTAAAGCTTGGCGGCAAGCGGGGTTGGCGTTTGAATGAGGGGGTGTTAGTTAGCGGTGAGCAGTAAGCAGTTAGCGGAAAGAGGAAAGAGGAAAGAGGAAAGAGGAAAGAGGAAAGAGGAAAGAGGAAAGAGGAAAGAGGAAAGAGGAAAGAGGAAAGAGGAAAGAGGAAAGAGGAAAGAGGAAAGAGGAAAGAGGAAAGAGGAAAGAGGAAAGAGGAAAGAGGAAAGAGGAAAGAGGAAAGAGGAAAGAGGAAAGAGGAAAGAGGAAAGAGGAAAGAGGAAAGAGGAAAGAGGAAATTAGCGCTTGACAAATGGATTAAATGCCGCATCATTTCACCGCTCACCGCTCACCGCTCACCGCTCACCGCTCACCGCTCACCGCTCACCGCTCACCGCTCACCGCTCACCGCTCACCGCTCACCGCTCACCGCTCACCGCTCACCGCTCACCGCTCACCGCTCACCGCTCACCGCTCACCGCTCACCTCCAACTCCCCAGCGCTTTTTTAAGCTCGGCTTCGGCGCGTAGCGCGTCGAAACGTGCCGCGATATCGCGTGAATGCGCTTTGTCGCGTGCGACTTCGGCTTCGATATAGCGCGTGACCGTGGCCGCGCCGGCTTGGCGTTGTTGGTTGACCAAGCGCAAGGCTTCCTCGGCCGACGCGATGGCCACTCGCGTCACATTGAGACGCGCCAGCGCTTCCCTGAATTTTAAATGCGCGGTTTTGACTTCGTTTTCGATAGCGAGCTTGGTCTGGGTATGCGCTTTTTGCGCTTCGTTCAATTGATGTTCGGCTTTTTTAACGGCTTCGCTGGTACCGAAACCGTTGAACAAATCCATTTCGACCATGACGCCGGCCGTGACATTGTCGCGGTTAGTGGAAAAATCGATATTCTTGCTGTCCGAGCCGTAGCTGACATACGCATTCGCGCGCGGCAGATGCGCGCCTTTGGCCGCGCTCAATTTGCGTTCGGCGATTTCGATTCGTTTGTAAGCCGCGGCGATTTCCGGACGCTCCTTGATGGCGCGGTTGAGTATATCGTCGAACGCTTCATGATTTTCCGGAATTTGTAGCGCCGCCGAGACTTGCTCGAATTCGAATGATTCGTCGGCATTAAGGCCCAGCAGCGTTTTGAGTCCGGTCCGAGTCAGTTCGATCGCATTCGCGGCTTGAATCTCGGCGTCTTGGGTTTCGGCCAATTGCACTTCCAACGATAAGACATCGGATTTCAATAGCGCGCCGGCTTCGTATTGGTTTTTGCTTTGCCGCAGTTCGCTGTCGACCGCCTTGATAGAATTCAAAGCGACTTTATGCGCCTCGGAGCTTGCCAACAGGCCGTAATAGGTCGAGGTCACCGCTTCGATCAATCGATTGCGGACCGCCGACTCTTGCAATTCTGCCGCTTCGACGCCGAGCTCGGCGGCCTTGGCCGCTTGATAGTCTTGGCCGCCGCGAAACAGCGAATAAGTAGCGACGACTTCGGGACGGTAATTATCGGTTCCGCCCGGTTGATTGAAATTGGTAGTACCGTCGAGATTCAGCCGCCGCTGAGATATGATCATGCCGAACGCGCGCGAGGGATTGTCGGTATGTTCGTAAGACATGCGTATTTGAGCTTGCGGGTAAAACGCGGCAAATGCTTCGCCCAATTGCGCTTGAGCCTGTCCGATACGCTCATGAGCGATTTGCAAATCCGGATTGTTTTGCAATGCAAGCGATATGGCGTCTTCCAAGGTATAAGTCGGCCGGCGTTCGAGTTCCGAGGATTGCGCGTAAGCATGCGCTTGCGGCAGTATCAATAAGCAAGCCAGAACGGCAGTTTTGGTCAATTCAAGCA
It includes:
- a CDS encoding TolC family protein, translating into MLELTKTAVLACLLILPQAHAYAQSSELERRPTYTLEDAISLALQNNPDLQIAHERIGQAQAQLGEAFAAFYPQAQIRMSYEHTDNPSRAFGMIISQRRLNLDGTTNFNQPGGTDNYRPEVVATYSLFRGGQDYQAAKAAELGVEAAELQESAVRNRLIEAVTSTYYGLLASSEAHKVALNSIKAVDSELRQSKNQYEAGALLKSDVLSLEVQLAETQDAEIQAANAIELTRTGLKTLLGLNADESFEFEQVSAALQIPENHEAFDDILNRAIKERPEIAAAYKRIEIAERKLSAAKGAHLPRANAYVSYGSDSKNIDFSTNRDNVTAGVMVEMDLFNGFGTSEAVKKAEHQLNEAQKAHTQTKLAIENEVKTAHLKFREALARLNVTRVAIASAEEALRLVNQQRQAGAATVTRYIEAEVARDKAHSRDIAARFDALRAEAELKKALGSWR
- a CDS encoding rhodanese-like domain-containing protein, with the protein product MKFRILTKKTLLFSIMVIAIVAGCAFQKPDYLTMISADELNRIMQNESIVLIDVHIPEQQHIKGTNLFIPYNEVERYQDKLPADKNTALYLYCEGGPMGNAAARSLYELGYRNLYNLEGGAKAWRQAGLAFE